The Kribbella shirazensis genomic interval CCGCAAGCACGCCGCGGACCGGGAGTTCACCACGGTCGAGGTCGACGGCCAGCTCATCCACGTCAAGATCGCGCGGTACGGCGGTCAGGTGGTCAACGTCCAGCCGGAGTACGACGACGTGGCCGCCGCCGCGAACGTCCTGAAGAAGCCGGTCAAAACCGTCCTGGCCAAGGCGGTCGCGGCAGGCCACGACCTGTGGACCTAGTGCGCCTCGGCCGCCTGCTCCGGTAGCGGCTTCTGCTTGCGGCGGGGCCAGTCGTACGGCCACCACTGGGCACCGTTGCGGCGCGCCCAGACGATCAGGCCGATGAGCACGGCGAGCTCGATCGCGGGGCAGATGGTGTCGCGGAGCCGGGCGCTGAAGAACTCCAGTGAGTCCGACAGGCTCGCCGCGACCTGCCGCGCGTGCGGGTCGCGGCCGGGGACGTACGCGATCGCGAGCATCGTCGTACGGACGACCATCAGGCCGTCCACCTTCGACGCGGCGACGGCTGCGAGGGCGGCCCAGGCGATCACGTCGTACCAGGGCAGCGAGTACATCGCGGTCAACAGCCAGGCGATCGCATAGATCGCGGTGTACCGGATCGCGGCCGGCGTCGGGTCGTCAGGATGCGTCTGCGGCACCAGCGACTTCGGGAACACCTGCGTCAGCAGGATCGCGACCACGATCAGCCCGACCCACGCGAGGATCGCCAGGACGGTCCGGACCAGCCCGTTCGGCAGGAACAGCGTGAAGAAGCTCAGCAGCACCTTGTGCGGCGTACCGGTGGAGATGAACGACGTCTGCGACCGCGCCTGCTGGAACGCCTGCAGCCCCACGATCGCGTACAGCCCGCCCATCGCGAGGGCACCGCCGCCGCAGAAGTAGAGGCACTTACGACGGTCGGCACGCAGCGCCCACAGCATCGCCACGCCGACGAGACCGATCGACAACTTCGTACAGCCCGCGACACCGATCAGCAGACCGGCCAGGAACACGTGCCGCCGGAACAGCACCAGCGCGATCACTGCGAACATCACCGCGATCGCGTCGTTGTGCGCGCCGGCCAACACCGCCCACAGGAGCAGCGGGTTCGCGATGCTGAGCATGATCACCCGGCGCCGAGCGGGCAGGTTCTTGCCGACCAGCTTCATCAGCAGCAGGCCGGTGACCACCAGGCTGATCGCGACCGACAACTGCAACATCCAGACCGTCAGCTGCGCGGAGTCGCCGCCGATCACCGACGACAGCCACTGCACCCAGGTCGCGATCGGTCCGTACACGCTGCGGGCGCCCTGCCACGGCCGCTCGGTCGCCGCGATCACCGGGTCGTACCCGAGCCGGATCGTGTCCGCCGGCGACGCCGTGTACGGATCGCCGCCGAGCGCCATGATCCGTCCGTACGCCGCGTAGATCAGGACGTCCCCGGACGCCATCGGCGGGACCAGCGTGACGGCCGCCGTCGTACCGATGCCCAGGGCAATCAATCGGTCGATCCGCGGCGCCCAGCCGTGCTTCAACGCCTTGAGGGCAAGGTAAACGCCGTACCCGCCGAGCAGGATCGCGACGTAGGTCATCACCGACACGAGCCAGTCGTTCGGCTTGGTGTCGAACCAGTACGACGGGAGCCAGG includes:
- a CDS encoding DUF2029 domain-containing protein → MSTDLQPDLQLGQKYGRRAVALYLACTALIVAVGLLGPSVVVLTLTNRHAWLPSYWFDTKPNDWLVSVMTYVAILLGGYGVYLALKALKHGWAPRIDRLIALGIGTTAAVTLVPPMASGDVLIYAAYGRIMALGGDPYTASPADTIRLGYDPVIAATERPWQGARSVYGPIATWVQWLSSVIGGDSAQLTVWMLQLSVAISLVVTGLLLMKLVGKNLPARRRVIMLSIANPLLLWAVLAGAHNDAIAVMFAVIALVLFRRHVFLAGLLIGVAGCTKLSIGLVGVAMLWALRADRRKCLYFCGGGALAMGGLYAIVGLQAFQQARSQTSFISTGTPHKVLLSFFTLFLPNGLVRTVLAILAWVGLIVVAILLTQVFPKSLVPQTHPDDPTPAAIRYTAIYAIAWLLTAMYSLPWYDVIAWAALAAVAASKVDGLMVVRTTMLAIAYVPGRDPHARQVAASLSDSLEFFSARLRDTICPAIELAVLIGLIVWARRNGAQWWPYDWPRRKQKPLPEQAAEAH